aatataaaagaacctaaaaaggaaaattttgtaaattaatatctctataaattaatgaaattttaaagtcccaacattattaatttatagaggttataTTGTACTTACATTGTATCCGGTTCAGTGTTGGCTCAGTTATCTTGTTTTAAAACCAACTCCAGTTCAACGTTTTAACCCTTGATCAAAACACAAAGGTTAAAACTCTTAATCAATGGCAAAATTCATAAAGAGCCTTTAGAATTCGGGTGATCTTGTTCCAACTTATCCGGTATGATCTTAGATAGGTGGCCCGAACCTGTACTATTCACTAATACTTTATAGGAAGTTCCCTAACAAGAAGATGTTCCAAAGTTACTACTCGTAAAAGAAAGCTCCTTCGAATTTCTTTACAGTGAGATTCAAAAGATTACCTGTTGAAGAGAAGAGCGTTCAATGAATGGTTTTGGCTCGTTTGAGGGTGGGTCGTCTCGGGTTACAGATGCAGCAGAGACGAAGCTCTCTTGCTTTCTTTCTCTTCACTTTGTCTATCTCCACTTCACCTTTGAATTTTACGTGTTTTGCACGAATAGGGCAAACGTCCTAACTTGGGCAAGTTTTATCATTATTCTACTCGATTCCTTAGTAATTAGGCCTGTTGGTTTTGACCCATTATCAAAACccaattttaaaaattcgaGATGTATTTAAACCACAAccatctatcctattaaaagtgaagtacaaatgggaaATCACCCTTATTTTTTCTCATTATTTACAATAGATTGCCACTGACTTTAACCAAAAAgttttttccttatttaactATCTACTATCTCACGAAACATTAGTAACAAAAcccatttagtttttttgtcaaacaaatTTAATGGCCACATTATGTGCACCTGTCATTATTAAGTCCATCACGTTTTGAGCTGTTATCTCCTTCATTGCCCAGATAGTgaatcaaaaatctaaattctattACTTGCACACCGTATATTCTAttcaagtaaataaaaaattatcaccTCCTATATGTATTTTACTTATATCATTTAGCCTTTGAATTAATAGCATAGATACAAAACATAGTCTTTTTTTATTGCTATAACAGTGATAACAATAGATCGGACGTACATATAGAATGATCGTAAGAGAACATGGCCTAACAAAAATTTGGTAAACTATAAAAGTTGAAAGAaatattgatattaatttttttagggATGtgcacttcggttattttatcggCTCGGGTcgagtttggttcggtttggttaattcggttcaaCAATTTGTCCAACCAAAATAAACCATAATTAGTTTGGTTAAAGtcggttttggttcggttttaatTAGGTtcagttttaaaacaaaaatgcaTGGTCATAAAATCATCATGATGACAACAATtatgaaaaactaaattatgttgactaaatccaatataaaaccgaaacaaaaaactttttaagagcacaatcaaatcaaagttaacttggtaaatagaaaattaaaaaaaaaacatcgttAAAATGTCTTAAAAAAACTATGTAAgttaaatctaatataaaactgaaacaaaagaccttaacaaactacaaaaaaattataaaaacatgaaacaaaagttaactaaaataaatagaatttaaaaaaatcattaacagAGTTAAAAAAGACTCTAGCGTTAggattttagtatatataatattgctGATACGttataaaaaaacacattgGTTACAAGTTCAGTTtaattcggtttggttcagatcggtttcggttcggtttgttcGGTTTGGGAAAATCTTAAACTTAACTATTGGataataaattttggtttggttcagatCAGTTTTAGTTCAGTTCagttggttcggttcgattcattttttttgcccacccctacttaTTTTACtagaaatcatttttaataaactataaattcaaattttctaATATACATAAAATCTGCCCAAGTATATTTCATGTATAACTAAATATggttaataatttaatatgaacttattcatttaaatttctaaatatgttAATAAGATAATCCATGAAAGTGGAgagtaaaaaaatcaaatatttgtttcattgaatataaaattaataaaaacaaataaaagctATAAGATTAACAAACATCTTTCCAACaatttagatataaataaataatacaattCATCATTTAAACACTTTATATcaccatttaatatatatatatatatatataatatcagcTACTACATAAcctataaaaatatcataaaatttcaAACTAAAACGAACACCCGCGGGGgtgcgcgggtcaaaatctagtggcTTATTAGGGTCAAAGACAGTTCACCAGAGATTTCTCCCCTCTAAAATTATTCATTGCCAAATGATACTCTTACTGAGAAGTTAGAACATTAACTAAATTAAGATGGTGGACAATTGATGCGATCTCATTTGTTCTTATCAAAACTAGCAGATTACCATATGTAAGTTAAATCTATAGAAATATCTTAattcattcactttttttttctttcactttaTGTCTACAACAAGACAAAATCAATCACTAGAAGTCATGGTAGTGACGAACCATGTTGcgtctacaaaaaaaaactcatctgATTACATAATATATGAATGAACTTTAAACATATTATTGATTATAGAAAACTCGCTAGGTCAAACTCGTCTAGGAAGTAGGAACACTAGTTGAAAATATAAACAGGGAACATTAGATTATTATTCTATTCTCTAGCAAACGAAAAggaattaaaattttcataccTTTAAAATACCACGAAACAATACCCtaaaacacaacaaaaagaagaacagaGAAACTGAAAAATAAGACACAACGAAGCCAACAAACTTCAACaggacaaaacaaaaagatgacCATCATCCATCTCAAACAACACAACATGTCTCCTATCATCATTAATATTCATGTTTTCATCAGTGATCatctttcttctcctcctcaaCGGTCTTTGAGTGGTATCCAGGAAGCTTCTCTTTAATCTTCTCCAAAATTCCCTTCTTCTCCGCCGGATGCGCTTCCTCCACCGGAGGAGCAACAGCCGGTGCAGCCGCTGCAGCTGAGTCGTCTTCAGGCTTCTTTCCATGTCCTGGAAGCTTCTCTTTCAGCTTATCCATAAAccctttcttctcctcctctgtTTGCCCCTCTCCTTCAGTAGCAATCTTCTTCTTatccttcttcctctttctcttctcacCATCTTCACCTTCTTCCTCGCTTGACTGCCGAGTTCAAATCCATATATATAGTTAGGTcacgttatatatatatattctttactGTTCTGCATGTTCAATATAAAACTTACGGAGCTAGAAGAGTCGCTTCGGTGAAGCTTCTCAAGGAGACTtggtttcttctcctcttcttcgtGTTTAACCTCAGGGACCGGCTCAGAAACCTGAACCTTCTGCTCGAACTCCGAGTGGGTCGTCTCTTCTGGTTTTGTttcctccttcttctttttcaagAAGTCGAACATACCACGATCTGTTACCTCCCCAGTCGCCGCAGATGATTCCTCCGTTGCTACCTTTGGCACTTCATGCTCATGAACGTTCTTGGTTTCCTCCGCCATAATTGTTTAGACAAGTTTTGGTCGGTTTATGAAAGTTAAGAAAATCGAAACACGGATCAAAAGTATCTTTCAACTCAAAAAGCTGATGAGACTCGATATAATGGTGAAGAGGTGTTGAGAAATGAGACGACTGAAGTGCGTTTTATAGTGTGAGGAAGACCAACACGGAGTTCACGCTCTGTGatcatttttatcttttttaaaaatatatatatcatagaTAAACTAAAGATAGATAGGTTTTGAATGTAGTAAGAATTCAGTGTATCACGTACGTTATGGATGGTCATTCAATGTTAAATAACttcaataataattaaaaccaacaaataaaatattgggTTAGATAGGTAATTGGATAGAGTTGCAAGTATTGAAAACTAACTGGTTTTAGACTTTTGAGTAACAGATCAATATA
The sequence above is drawn from the Raphanus sativus cultivar WK10039 chromosome 7, ASM80110v3, whole genome shotgun sequence genome and encodes:
- the LOC108814385 gene encoding dehydrin ERD14-like, whose translation is MAEETKNVHEHEVPKVATEESSAATGEVTDRGMFDFLKKKKEETKPEETTHSEFEQKVQVSEPVPEVKHEEEEKKPSLLEKLHRSDSSSSSSEEEGEDGEKRKRKKDKKKIATEGEGQTEEEKKGFMDKLKEKLPGHGKKPEDDSAAAAAPAVAPPVEEAHPAEKKGILEKIKEKLPGYHSKTVEEEKKDDH